GCACCTTGCAAAATCCTATTTTTTGTCCACCTCTCCTCACCCTTGTTAGTTTCAGGTTGACTTTCTATACTGAAGTGTCTCAGAGCATTGTTCTCTTACTGGGAAAATCAAAATCTATAACTTCAcgtcaatcaaaaataaaattgtcAAGCACACTTCTCCTTGTAGTAATAAAATGTATCTATTTTGGAAcctataaatatttaaatagggCCACAGTACAGAGTTTTACATAGCATTtcaagattttatttatttatttatttatttatttataacctttatttaaccaggatatggcctcattgagattaaaaatatatttttcaagagtgtcctgaccaagataggcagcagcacagttacagacaaaaaaaaaacaatcacaacattaattaaaacatttacagacacagcggtctgcttcaatgtctttaagaatcgctttaagtctgttcagagagaccagctctctgagtttcagctcattctgcagctggttccaggcagccggagcagtgtaactaaaagcccttttcccaagttctgtacggacttttgggacagttaaaagaaacaagtcctcggagcgaagccgataccgtccactacatttcctactaatgtagatccttaggtattgtggaagagcacccagaatagttttataaataaggatgtgccagtgtttcagtctacgggtggtcagggaagaccatccaacatgAGTATATagggtgcagtggtgcgtcattTTGTATAATTTCTGTAGCCCAGAGTGACTGTTGTACACTACACTGCTGTAcgatctttttttgttgttgtagagGGCAAACAGTGGTGGGACCCATATGAAACCTCCAATAGAAGACAGTTTGTCTATCGGCCACACCCAACTGCAGAGATTCTGCTGTAAGTTCTATTTATGTATTTACGGGCTTCTGAATAGGtatacagaatgtgtgtgtttgtttctctgtgtgtgtaattgtatgTCTATGCTGATGCATATGTAGGTGCCCCACGTCAACTTCATTTATAGACTCCTCTTCACAGTCTGGACCTTTTGGTTCAACTGTGTACAACAAGGATTTTGGCTGGAACCCAGCCTGCAAACCTGAATGCATTCGCACAGGAACAGCCTCGGGACAGAGGAGAAACAACCCGCATCCCAGTCAGGTTGGTATTCAGGCTTTGTTAGCCTGTATTTTACATTGATAGTTAAATGCCATGCTTGACCTCTCACAGTGTATTGTAAcctttaaatcaaaaatattttcccCGAAGTCTTTCATGAGGTGGAGGCTGCCTAAGGATTCTACACGAAGCTCTGAGTATGTCGGCATCCCTTGGAAATGTCCCCCATCTGAGCGGGAAATCCATAAGGCTTTGACAGCACAGTACAGCTCCATCTACAGATGTGACTACATGGGTATGCCACAAGGTACATGAAAGCATCAGCTGAATGACTGACACTCAAGGACACCTGTCCAAATCCAACAAGCATAATAATCTCTCTCTACAgcttatgtttgttttgttgtggaaTTTATTTGACAGGACATGGTCATTTTAACAATGCAGAAAGAAGACTTGCACCTCTTCAAAGCAGGTGTGAAATGCCGCTTTTTATTGATACAGAGATGAGGGACAATTACCGCCTGCCAAAGCAGAAACCAGAACT
This genomic interval from Cottoperca gobio chromosome 13, fCotGob3.1, whole genome shotgun sequence contains the following:
- the tex26 gene encoding testis-expressed protein 26 → MATKEGKQWWDPYETSNRRQFVYRPHPTAEILLCPTSTSFIDSSSQSGPFGSTVYNKDFGWNPACKPECIRTGTASGQRRNNPHPSQSFMRWRLPKDSTRSSEYVGIPWKCPPSEREIHKALTAQYSSIYRCDYMGMPQGHGHFNNAERRLAPLQSRCEMPLFIDTEMRDNYRLPKQKPELQGNLSHYSSTASDVACRGIVPTVVQRHTEQKRSDLTNYDRFCGKRITNVPGVIKSLLPEELQQLNIIVPEQEKEALKTALSKDPNNKEKVNKLPAVVLNSCSPEWISSWPGPL